The sequence CTGGCGGACCATCAGCACGTCGTGGCGCTGGTAGTAGCGGCGGTTGCCGCGGCGCTTCACGGGCTTCAGGCTCGGGAATTCGGTCTCCCAGTAGCGCAGCACGTGCGGCTTCACGTCGCACAGCTCGCTCACCTCACCGATGGTGAAGTAGCGCTTGGCCGGGATCGGCGGGAGTTCCTTGTTGCTGCCCGGATCAAGCATGGCGTGCCTCGCTCGCCTTGGCGCCGGTGTAGGCCTCCACGCGTTCCTTCAGCTTCTGGCCCGGGCGGAAGGTCACCA comes from Lysobacter sp. KIS68-7 and encodes:
- a CDS encoding MerR family transcriptional regulator, which encodes MLDPGSNKELPPIPAKRYFTIGEVSELCDVKPHVLRYWETEFPSLKPVKRRGNRRYYQRHDVLMVRQIRGLLYEQGYTIGGARLRLEGEGAKQESALSTQIIKQVRMELEEILVLLRR